The region CATCTGAAAACAGGCTGTCAGTGGGCATATCTTCCGAAAGAATTTCCTCCCTATTCAACCGTGTATAAATACTATCGACAATGGCAGAAGAAAAGAGTCTGGACTCAAATCAATGAGAAACTCCGATGT is a window of Roseofilum casamattae BLCC-M143 DNA encoding:
- a CDS encoding transposase, with the protein product MYPSNLTDQQWEIIRPLIPDAKTGGRPRTTDMRAICDGIFYHLKTGCQWAYLPKEFPPYSTVYKYYRQWQKKRVWTQINEKLRC